From a region of the Capricornis sumatraensis isolate serow.1 chromosome 22, serow.2, whole genome shotgun sequence genome:
- the GPANK1 gene encoding G patch domain and ankyrin repeat-containing protein 1 yields the protein MSGSSLINFTPATDPSDLWKDGQLRSQPEELEPILDGAAARAFYEALIEDESSTPETQRAQPGPARKRKKRRMTRETAAGAAGGHGQRRSLDAKDKTTQQILRAAQEGDLAKLKRLLDPREAGGAGGNINARDAFWWTPLMCAARAGQGAAVRYLLGRGAAWVGVCELGGRDAAQLAEEAGFPEVARMVRESPGETRSPKNRSRSPSPQYCETCDAHFQDSNHCTSTAHLLSLSRDLRPPILPLGVSTSSPGFKLLLRGGWEPGMGLGPRGEGRANPIPTVLKRDQEGLGYRPAPQPRVTHFPARDIRAVAGRERAPRMTTLNRREEKRQEEKDKAWERDLRTYMNLEF from the exons ATGTCTGGGTCTTCCCTCATTAACTTTACCCCAGCCACTGATCCCAGTGATCTGTGGAAAGATGGGCAGCTGCGATCACAGCCTGAAGAGCTGGAGCCCATCCTGGATGGGGCTGCAGCCCGGGCTTTCTACGAAGCCTTGATTGAAGATGAGAGCAGCACTCCTGAAACCCAGAGAGCTCAGCCTGGGCCTgccaggaagaggaagaaaagaagaatgacGAGGGAGactgcagcaggagcagcaggaggacATGGACAAAGGAGATCCCTTGACGCAAAGGACAAGACGACCCAGCAGATACTGAGGGCAGCCCAGGAGGGGGACCTGGCAAAACTAAAAAGGCTGTTGGATCCCCGTGAGGCAGGGGGAGCTGGAGGGAATATCAATGCTCGGGATGCTTTCTGGTGGACCCCTCTGATGTGTGCTGCCCGAGCAGGCCAGGGGGCAGCTGTGCGCTATCTCCTGGGCCGTGGGGCTGCCTGGGTAGGGGTCTGTGAGCTGGGGGGCAGAGATGCTGCTCAGTTGGCTGAAGAAGCAGGTTTCCCTGAGGTGGCCCGCATGGTCAGAGAGAGCCCTGGAGAGACAAGGAGTCCAAAGAACCG gtCCCGATCCCCCTCCCCCCAGTACTGTGAGACTTGTGATGCCCACTTTCAAGACTCTAACCACTGTACATCCACTGCTCACCTGCTGTCGCTGTCCCGGGATCTCCGGCCCCCCATCCTACCACTTGGGGTCTCTACCTCCAGCCCAGGCTTCAAGCTGCTGCTGAGGGGGGGCTGGGAGCCTGGAATGGGGCTAGGACCCCGGGGTGAGGGCCGTGCCAACCCTATCCCCACTGTCCTCAAGAGGGACCAGGAGGGGTTAGGCTACAGACCAGCACCTCAGCCCCGAGTTACACATTTCCCAGCTCGGGATATacgggcagtggctgggagggaGAGAGCCCCTAGGATGACCACACTGAACCGCAGGGAGgagaaaaggcaggaagagaaggacaaGGCCTGGGAGCGGGATCTGCGGACATACATGAACCTCGAGTTCTGA
- the C22H6orf47 gene encoding uncharacterized protein C6orf47 homolog — protein sequence MFLRRLGGWLPRPWGRRKSTRPDLPTPEPRRMDSSSENSGSDWDSAPETMGDLGSPKTQGSGAQRSSGAAPEPSREAQVEQLGYKRMDSLKWEKTASSTQESGRPEAGETIPKLGQDPVDSDGTGKRGGSPEEELNPSVAEALVEKPGRRQKLLGWLRGDTGGGAGAPHQYLGDPEECLQISTNLTLHLLELLASALLGLCSRPLRAALDALGLRGPLGLWLHGLLSFLAALHGLHAVLSLLTAHPLHFACLFGLLQALVLAVSLREPIGDEEATDLEGEKLGREGEEQRGDPGKGL from the coding sequence ATGTTCCTCCGACGCCTTGGTGGctggctccctcgtccctggggcCGCCGGAAGTCGACAAGACCTGACCTGCCCACCCCAGAACCCAGACGGATGGACAGCTCCTCTGAGAATTCAGGGAGTGACTGGGACAGTGCCCCAGAAACCATGGGAGATCTGGGGTCTCCCAAGACCCAGGGCTCAGGTGCACAGAGGAGCTCTGGGGCTGCTCCAGAACCAAGCAGGGAGGCCCAAGTTGAGCAACTGGGGTACAAAAGAATGGATTCTCTCAAGTGGGAGAAGACTGCTTCCAGCACCCAAGAGTCTGGGAGACCAGAGGCTGGGGAGACCATTCCCAAACTAGGACAGGATCCTGTGGACTCAGATGGCACCGGGAAACGTGGAGGGTCCCCTGAAGAGGAATTGAACCCCTCAGTGGCTGAAGCCCTGGTGGAGAAGCCTGGCCGGCGTCAGAAGCTGCTGGGCTGGTTGCGGGGGGATACAGGTGGGGGAGCAGGGGCTCCCCACCAGTATCTGGGGGACCCAGAGGAGTGTCTGCAGATCTCCACCAACCTGACCCTGCACCTGCTGGAGCTGCTGGCCTCAGCCCTGCTGGGGCTCTGCTCAAGGCCCTTGCGGGCAGCCTTGGACGCGCTGGGCCTGCGTGGACCGCTGGGCCTCTGGCTGCATGGGCTGCTGTCCTTTCTGGCTGCTCTGCATGGACTCCATGCCGTGCTGAGCCTACTGACCGCTCACCCCCTGCACTTTGCCTGCCTCTTTGGTCTTTTACAGGCCCTGGTACTGGCCGTCAGCCTCCGGGAGCCCATTGGGGATGAGGAGGCCACTGACTTGGAGGGGGAGAAgttagggagggagggggaggagcagaggggagaCCCAGGCAAGGGGCTGTGA